GCCTCAACTCGCGCTACACCCCCGCGCTCCAGGCCGTGCCCGCGCTCGGCCAGGTCGCGATGCTGGCGCTCGGCGGCTGGCTGGCCGTGCGCGGCCAGATCACGCTCGGCACCTTCGTCGCCTTCTCCGCCTACCTCGCCCAGCTCGTCGGCCCGGTGCGGATGCTGGCCGTGGTGCTCACCGTCGGACAGCAGGCCCGCGCGGGTGTGGAGCGGGTGCTCGAACTGATCGACACCGAGCCCAGCTTCGAGGACGGCCACAAGGAGCTGCCCGCCGACGCCCCGGCCGGGGTCGAGTTCGACGACGTCTCCTTCTCGTACCACGGCAGGGACGGCGCCGAGAGCGCCCGGCCGGTCCTGGACGGGCTCAGCTTCGAGATCCGCCCCGGCGAGACCCTGGCCGTGGTCGGCGCCTCCGGCAGCGGCAAGTCCACCGTCTCGCTGCTGCTGCCGCGCTTCTACGACGTCACCCACGGCGCCGTCCTCATCGGCGGCCACGACGTACGCGAACTGACCCTGTCCTCGCTGCGGGCCGCGATCGGCCTGGTGCCCGAGGACAGCTTCCTGTTCTCGGACACGGTGCGCGCCAACATCACGTACGGCTTCCCCGACGCCACCCAGGAGCAGCTGGAGAACGCGGCCCGCGCCGCACAGGCGGACCGTTTCATCGCCGACCTGCCGCAGGGCTACGACACCAAGGTCGGCGAGCACGGCCTGACCCTCTCCGGCGGCCAGCGCCAGCGCGTCGCGCTCGCCCGCGCCATCCTCACCGACCCGCGTCTGCTGGTCCTCGACGACGCCACCTCCGCCGTGGACGCCCGCGTCGAGCACGAGATATTCGAGGCGCTGCGCAGCGTGATGGCCGGACGCACCACGCTGCTCATCGCCCACCGCCGCTCCACCCTGAACCTCGCCGACCGCATCGCGGTCCTGGACGGCGGACGTCTCGCCGACATCGGTACGCACGACGAGCTGACCGCGCGCAGCGCCCTGTACCGCAGGCTCCTGACCGACCCCGACGAACTGGGCGCCGCCTCGCCGGGCCACGTCGCGGCAGCTCAGGGCCCGGACCCGGAGGCCGAGGCGCGCGCGGTGCGCGAGGAACTGGACGCCGAGTTCGACGCGGAGCGCGGCCTCACCCCGGCCTTGTGGAGCGGGGACCGCGAGCCCCGGGACACCGCCATGGAGGGCATGCCCTCCACCCCCGAACTGCTCGCCGAGGTGGACCGGCTGCCACCCGCGACCGACACCCCGGACGTCGACGAACGGCGGGCCGTCACCCCCGAGGACTCCTACGGACTGCGCCGCCTGCTGCGCGGATTCGGCGGACCGCTGCTGTTCGCGCTCGCGCTGGTCGCGGCGGACGCGGGGATGGGCCTGCTGTTGCCGGTACTGATCCGGCACGGCATCGACGAGGGCGTGAACGAGCTCGCCCTCGGCGCCGTGTGGACGGCCTCCCTGCTGGCACTGCTCGCGGTCGGCGCCCAGTGGGTGGCCCAGACCGGGGAGACCCGGGTGACCGGCAGGACCGGCGAGCGGGTGCTCTACGCGCTGCGCCTGAAGATCTTCGCGCAGCTCCAGCGGCTCGGCCTCGACTACTACGAGCGCGAGCTGACCGGGCGGATCATGACCCGGATGACCACGGACGTCGACGCCCTGTCGACCTTCCTGCAGACCGGTCTCGTCACGGCCTTCGTCTCCGTGGTCACCTTCTTCGGGATCATGGTCGTGCTCGTGGTCATCGACCTCCAGCTGGCACTCGTCGTCTTCCTGACCCTGCCGCCGCTGATCGTCGGCACGTACTTCTTCCGCAAGAAGAGCGTGCAGGCCTACGAACTCGCGCGGGAGCGGGTCTCGGCGGTCAACGCCGACCTCCAGGAATCCGTGTCCGGCCTGCGCATCCTCCAGGTCTTCGGGCGCGAGGCCTCGGGCCGCGAGCGGTTCGCCGAGCGCAGCTTCGCCTACCGCGAGGCCCGGGTGCACGGCCAGTGGCTGATCTCCGTCTACTTCCCCTTCGTCCAGCTCCTTGCCTCGGCCGCGGCGGCCGCCGTGATCGTGGTCGGCGCGGGTCGTATCGACGAACGCAGCCTGTCCACCGGCGCGTTGGTCGCGTATCTGCTCTACATCGACCTCTTCTTCGCCCCCGTCCAGCAGCTCTCGCAGGTCTTCGACGGCTACCAGCAGGCCTCCGTCTCGCTCGGCCGCATCCAGGAACTCCTGCGCGAACCGACCTCCACCCGTACCGCTGACAAGCCGCTCGACGTCGGCGCGCTGCGCGGCGAACTCGCCTTCGAGGACGTCGACTTCGCCTACGGCGACGAGGAGGAGGCGCTCACCGGCATCCGTCTGCAGATACCCGCGGGCCAGACCGTCGCCTTCGTCGGCGAGACCGGCGCGGGCAAGTCCACCCTGGTCAAGCTGGTGGCACGGTTCTACGACCCGACCGGCGGGCGGATCACCGTCGACGGCATGGACCTGCGTGACCTCGACCTCACCGGCTACCGGCACCGCCTCGGCGTGGTCCCGCAGGAGGCCTACCTCTTCGTCGGAACCGTGCGCGACGCCATCGCCTACGGCCGTCCCGGGGCGAGCGACGCCGAGGTGGAGGCGGCCGCCCGTGCGGTCGGCGCGCACGAGATGATCGCCCGGCTCGACGGCGGCTATCTGCACGAGGTGGCCGAACGCGGCCGCAACCTCTCCGCCGGACAGCGCCAGCTCATCGCCCTCGCCAGGGCGGAACTGGTCGATCCGGACATTCTGTTGCTGGACGAGGCGACCGCCGCACTCGACCTGGCCACCGAGGCCCAGGTGAACCAGGCCACCGACCGTCTCACCGGCAAGCGCACCACGCTCGTCGTGGCCCACCGCCTGAGCACCGCCGCCCGCGCCGACCGGGTCGTGGTGATGGACGGCGGCCGCGTCGCCGAGGACGGCACGCACGACCAACTCCTCGCCGCCGATGGCCGGTACGCGCGCCTGTGGCGCACTTTCATCGGTGAACCGGCCGAGGTGCGAGCCGCGGGCTGACCTGCGAATGGGCGGTTCCCCGGCACATGGAGCCCGAAATTTCAAGGGAAGCCGAGGGAACCGCCCCCTCCCGTACGGCGTCCGTACACCAGTACGCTGTGGCGCAAGCGGCGGGAGGGGCCAGAAATGAGCAGTGGAGGAACGCATCGCCGTCGGCGCATGCGGCGGCCCGTGGCCGTCGCCGCCGTGCTCGGCGCGAGCGGCCTCGTCGCGCTCATCGGCTCGGGCGTGCACTCGGCGGGTGCCGCGGAGCTGTGCAACGGCCACAAGGCCCGCACCCTGACCTTCAAGACCGGCGAGGTCCGCGTCTACCGCGAGAAGGGCTACGTCTGCGCCGTGGCCGTCGCCAAGAAGCCCGGCGTCAAGCAGAAGATGTCCGTCTCGGTGCAGGCCCGCGGCAGCGCGGCCGTCCAGGACGAGGGCGAGTTCAAGTTCCACGCGGGCCCGGTGAAGGTGCACGCCGGACACCGCTGCGTCGCGGTGCGCGCGGAGATAGGGCGCAGCGAGGTCAGCTCCGGCTGGATCCTCTGCTAGCGCATTCCGCCCCCGCCGGCCGTCGGCTCGGCCGGCCCTCTCCGGCTCTCCCCGGCCCGCAAGCGGAATCTCCCGTCACCACCTGCTCGGCCCAACGCCGCATCCGCTTCCCCGGGTGGACCACCACCTGTGTAACAGCGACCTCACAGCTGCCCTGCGATGTGCCCTACGCCCCGTCAACCTCTGGTGTCACCTCTGCACCTCGGCTAGGTTCCGGGCACACCTGTGTCAACTAGGAGGGTGCATGCGCAAGGCGCTCAGATGGATGCTTGCGACCAGCCTGCTGATAGGCAGCGCCGGCACGGTTTCGGTGGCCACCGCCGCGGAACCGGAGTCCACCGACATCAAGGACCGGCTGCTTGCCGTCAAGGGCATGAGCCTGGTCGAGGAGAAGCCGTACGACGGTTACCGGTACTTCGTCCTCAACTACACCCAGCCGGTCGACCACCGGAACCCGTCCAAGGGCACCTTCAAGCAGCGCATCACCGTGCTGCACAAGGACACCGACCGCCCCAACGTCTTCTTCACCAGCGGCTACAACGTCTCCACGAATCCGAGCCGCAGTGAGCCGACGCAGATCATCGACGGCAACCAGGTCTCGATGGAGTACCGCTTCTTCACTCCCTCGCGACCCGAGCCCGCCGACTGGTCCAAGCTCGACATCTGGCAGGCCGCGAGCGACCAGCACCGTATCTACGAGGCCCTCAAGCCCATTTACGGCAAGAACTGGCTCGCCACCGGCGGCTCCAAGGGCGGCATGACGGCCACCTATTACGAGCGCTTCTACCCCAAGGACATGAACGGCGTCGTCGCCTACGTCGCGCCCAACGACGTCAAGAACGACGAGGACTCGCGCTACGACGAGTTCTTCGAGAACGTCGGCACCAAGGAGTGCCGCGACCGTCTCAACGCCGTGCAGCGCGAGGCCCTGGTGCGCCGCGAGCCGCTGGAGAAGCTGTACGCGGACTTCGCCGAGAAGGGCAACTACACCTTCAACACCGTCGGCGACCTCGACCACGCCTTCGAGGGTGTCGTGCTCGACCTGGTCTGGGGCTTCTGGCAGTACGGCATGGAGGCCGACTGCGACAAGGCCCCCGACGCGAAGACCGCCACCGACCAGGCGCTGTTCGACTACATCAACGAGGTCGGCGGCTGGAGCTCCTACAGCGACCAGGACCTGGCCAGGTACACGCCGTACTACTACCAGGCCGGTACGCAGCTCGGTTCGCCCGACATCAAGCTCCCGCACCTGGAAGGCCTGACCCGCTACGGCTACCAGCCGCCGCGGAACTTCGTGCCGCGTGACATCCCGATGAAGTTCGACCCGACCGCGATGCGCAAGGTCGACAGCTGGGTGCGCCACAACGCCAAGTCGATGATGTGGGTCTACGGCGAGAACGACCCGTGGGGCTCCGAGCGCTTCCGCATCGGCAGCGGCGCCAAGGACTCCTACATCTTTACCGCGCCCGGTGCCAACCACGGTGCCAAGGTCGCGGGCCTGGTCGACAAGGACAAGGCCAAGGCCACCGCGCGGATCCAGGCCTGGGCGGGCGTCGCCCCCGCCTCGGTGAAGGCGGACCCGTCGAAGGCGAAGCCGCTGGCGCCGTTCAACGCCAAGCTGGACCGCCAGGACATCCAGCGCAACAGCCTGCGCCCGTAACCGGCGCCCCGGCCCCGCACCGTCGAACGGTCGCGGACCGGGACCCGGCACGGTAACCGTCGCCCTCCGACGGCTGAACAGGGACCGCAGCCCGGCACCACTGCACATCGGTGCCGGGCGGCGGTCCTTGTCGTCTCTCCGAGTCGTCTTTCCGCGCTGTGGCGGGGACGGGCGCCCCGAGGCGTGCGGCGCCGGCCCCCACCGCGGCTCAGTACGACAGGCCGTACCCCACCGGATACAGCACCTGGGCCGGGTCGTCCGCCCGCTGCACCGGGACCGGCAGGCGGCCCTCGGGTTCCGCCGCGCCCGCGATGACCCGGGCGGCGGCCCGTACTTCGACATCGGTCCAGGAGTAGGCGGCCAGGACCGCGTCCGCGGACGGGAGGCGGGCCACGTCGTAGGGGTTGCGGACGGCGACCACGACGACCGGCAGGCCCTTGGCCGCGAGCGCGTCCACCAGCGCCCGCTGCCCGCTTCCCGCACCGACGTTGTACGTGGCCACCACCACCGCGTCCTGCCCCTCCGCCGCGGCCAGCGCCCGGTCGATGTCCGCCTGCTGCGGGGCGGTCCCGGTGGACACCGAGGCGGTACGGAACCCGAACGCGCCGAGCTCGCGGGCGAGTACCCCGGTCGGCGGCCCCGTGGTGCCCGAGGGCGAGGCCGGATCGGCGCCCATCACAAGGACGTTGGGATGGGTACGGCGCCGCAGCGGCAGCACCCGGTCCTTGTTGACCAGCAGGGTGGTGGTGGACTCGGCGATCGAGTCGGCCGCCCGGAGGTGGGAGAGGGTCCCCACGACGTCGAAGACCCGGGACTCGTCCACATAGGGCTGCTCCAGAAGCCCCAGCTTCGCCTTCAGCCGCAGAACGCGCAGGATCGACTCGTCCAGGCGTGCCTCGGTCAGCTCCCCGCCGCGCACCGCTTCGAGCACCGCGGTCCACGCCACCTTCAGATCCGGCGGGTTGAGCAACTGGTCCACTCCCGCCTTGAGGGCCAGTACGGGCACCCGGTCGTCGCCGTACTTGGTGCGCACCCCCTGCATGCCGAGTGAGTCGGTGACCACCACGCCGTCGTAGCCGAGTTGTTCGCGGAGGATGCCGGTGAGGATGGGGCGGGAGAGGGTGGCCGGATCGCCCGAGGGGTCGAGGGCGGGAACCATGATGTGCGCGGTCATCACCGAGTCGATGCCCGCCGCGATCGCCGCCTTGAACGGCGGCGCGTCCAATTGCTCCCACTCGGCCACGCTGTGCTCGATGACGGGGAAGCCGTAGTGGCTGTCCGTCTCGGTGTCGCCGTGTCCGGGGAAGTGCTTGGACGTCGCGGCCACCGAGGCGCCCTGGTACCCCTCGACCTGCGCGGCCACCAGCCGGGCCACCGACCGTGGTTCGCTGCCGAACGAACGCACACCGATCACGGGGTTGGCCGGGTTGACGTTGACGTCCGCGACGGGGGCGTAGTTCTGCCGGATGCCGAGCGCACGCAGTTCGGTCCCCGCGATCCGGGCGGCGCCCCGGGCCCGGGAGCGGGAGCCGCCCGCGCCGAGGGCCATGGCCCCGGGCAGCAGGGTGGCGGGCTTGCCCACCCGGCAGACGATGCCGTGCTCCTGGTCGGTGGAGATGAGCAGGGGCAGACCGTTCGGCAGGGCGAGTCCTGCCTTCTGGATGCCGTTGCTCAGCGCGGCGATCTGCCGCGGCTCCCGGGTGTTGTGCGCCCAGGTGAAGTAGATGATGCCGCCGACGTGGTAACGGGCGATCAGTTCCGCCGCTGTACGGACCCCGATCTCCTTCAGGTTCGCGTCGATGTCGGCCTGGTCCGGGGCGGTCGCGGAGTGCCCGTACACCCGCATCACGAAGAGCTGGCCGACCTTCTGTTCCAGACTCATCCGCGAGATGAGCCTGCGCAGGGCGGCGTCGTCGTAGCGGCTCGGCTGCTGGGCGGCGGCGGGGGAGAGGGCACCGCCGACCGCGAGCGCGGCGGCGCCCGTGGCGGTGGCGGTGAGCAGGGCGCGTCGGGTGGTACCGGAGTTTCGGTCGTGCACTTGCACTCCTTCCGGAGGAGTCCCGGCGAGCCGGGGGCGGGGCAAGCGCGGGGCGCGGCCGCCGGGCGCGGCAACGTCCGTGCTTCCTTTGCGGGTTGACGAGAACTGCCGAAGGAAACTGCGGAACTGCTCAGGGGGAGCGGAACTTCCCCATGACTGAAAGAAACTTCCGTGGAGCACGGATAGCCGGAAATTTTCTGCCGGTCAAGGGTGGGCGGGGGCGTGGCGCGGAGGAGAGGCCGCGCCCGCCTGGTCCTCCGGCGCCGCGCCCGCCGGTCCTCTGGCGCCGCGCCCGCCCGGCCTTCCGGTGCCGCGCAGCCCGCCCCGGGCCCGCCGCACCCACGCCGCGCTTCCCTCTCCGGTTCGTCTCCGCGGTTCGCCTCCCCGGTTCCTCTCTCCGGTTCGTCTCCCCGGCCTCCGGTTTCGTCTCCGGTCTCCGCTTTCCTCTCTCCGGTGCCGCGCATTCGTCTCACGCAGCCCAGCTCACCGGCGCTTCGCAGCCCCCTCCCCGGCCTGCTCCACCAGGCCCGCCAGATGTGCTCGCCCCGCGCCCAGCAACGGCCCCAGCGGTGCCGCCTTTTCGTACCAGCGCTTCTCGTACTCCCAGCACAGCCAGCCCTCGTAGTCCGGGCCGCCGAGGACGGACAGGCACTCGGCGAGCGGGAGCACTCCCGCGCCGAGGGGCAGGGGGGTGGTGTCCTCGGCGGAGGCGATGTCCTTGACTTGGACGTAGTCGGGGACGTTGCCGAAGGCCTTCAGGCTCTCGGTCGGGGTCTCGCCGCCGAGCCAGGTGTGCATCACGTCCCACAGTGGGCCCGCCGTACCCGGCCCCGCCGCGTCGAGGACGCGGGCCACGTCCGCCGCACGGCGGTGCGAGTCGTGGGTCTCCATGAGGACGCGCACTCCGAGCGGTTCGGTGAACACCGCGGCCGCCGCGAGACGTCGTGCCGCCACGGCGTCGGCCTCCTCCCGTGGGGCGTCGCCACCGCCGGGGAACACCCGGACGAAGCCCGCGCCGAGGTCGTGGGCGAGCCCGGCCAGGGTGCGGATGTCGTCCAGGACGGGCTCGTCGGGGCCGGGCTCGGCCACCTGCGCGTATCCGGCGACCGCGCTGACCGCGATGCCCGCCGCGGCGAACTGCCGTGCCGCCGAAGCGCGTTGGGCACTGTCCAGGCCGGGGTGTACGGGTTCCTCGGGGTGGGCGCGCAGTTCGACGCCCGCGTAGCCGTGCGCGGTGGCCAGAGCGAGTACCTCGTCGAGAGGGCGGCCGGGCAGGCCGAGGGTGGAGAACGCGTAACGGGGGCCGCTCATGCGGGTGCCTCCTGCTTGTCGTGCTGCTTGTGCTCGGGCTCGTCGAGCCGCAGTCGGTAATCATGTCCGACCAGGTCGGCGCCGAAGGAGTGGTGCGGCTGTTCCGCGATGAGCTCGAAGCCGTGGCGGCGGTAGAGCGTGGCCGCCGCGCGCAGGACGTCGTTCGTCCACAGCACGAGTTCGCGGTAGCCCGTCCGGCGGGCGAAGTCCACGCAGGCGCGTATCAGTTGGTCGCCGACACCGTGCCCACGCGCGTCCGGTTCGACGAGCAGCAGCCGGAGCCGAGCGGCGCCGGGCTCCCGGTCCCGTACGCACAGCACGCAGCCGACTCGACGTCCGTCGAGCTCGGCGATCCAGACCTGCTCCAGGTCTGGGTCGTGGTCCTGCGCGAAGTCGGCGACGATACGGGCGACCAGTGCCTCGTACTCGCTGTTCCAGCCGAACTCGGCCGCGTACAGGGCCCCGTTGCGCTCCACGATCCAGCCGAGGTCACCGGGGGCGGGCCCACGCAGCAGAACCTCGCCGCCACGTCTCGTACGGGCTGCCTCGTCGCCGCCGCGCTCCAGAGTCTCCCGGACGGTGTGCAGGGCCTCGGTGAGCGGAGCGTGCGCACTCGCCGGTACCTCGGCGAGCAGGGTCGCCACCGCCTCGCGGGAGCGTTCGTCGAGCACGGCCGCGGCCTCGCGGCCGCGTTCGGTGAGCGTGACCCGGCGACGTCGCGGGTCCCTCGCGGAAGGGCCGCTCTCGACCAGTTCGTCCTTCTCGAACTTGCCCAGTATCCGGCTCAAGTACCCGGCGTCCAGGGACAGTTCGGAGCGCAGGTCGGCGGCGTCCGTGCCCGCGGAGTGCGCGAGTTCGTACAGGACGCGGGACTCGGTCAGCGTGTACGGAGCGTGCAGGTGGCGGCTGTAGTCGAGGGCGCCTATCAGGTTTGTGTAGAAGCGGTTGAAGGAGCGGACCTCCTGGATCACCGGTGCCCGGGTGCCGGGGGTGGTGCCGGATTTCCGGCCCGTGGGCGGAGGGTCCGGCGGGTACGGAGGTTCCGGTGGGTCCGGAGGTTCCGGCGGACTTGGGGAAGTGCGTGCGTCGGGCGGGCTCGGGAGAGCGTGTGTGTCCGACGGGTCGAGCGTCTGGGAGGGGTTCGGCTTCTTCGGGTGACGGTGGCTCGGCATGCTGACTCCTGGTGATTACCTTTGACTGAGTCAAACGTAAGCCTCCGGAAGCGGCCCGGGAAGCCCGCAGGGAGGGACTCCCGATCCCAGGATCGCCAGTCCCTCCCCGTGCGCGCACCGTTATGCCAGGTCAGCGCGGTCCTGCCGTAACGGCATCGCGCCGCGGTGACACCGTCATGCCTCGGGCCGAGCCATCCTCTCCGCGAGCCAACCCCCTCCGCGCACTCCGCCCCGCCACGCGTCGGTCCGCAGCCCGCTCAGTCCCGCCCACGCGGGTTCGTCGCCCCTCCGCGCGCCATCCCCCTCCGCGCGTCAGCCCGCCCGAACCGGCCCCGTAGACCCCCGCACCCTCAACTCCCCGGTCACCGGAATCACTTCCCCCGCCCGCCCCTCCTGCCCGAGGGCCAGTCGCCCGGCCCGCTGCCCCGCCTCGGTCAGCGGCAGGTGCACGGTGGTCAGCGAGGGCACGGCGTCGGAGCTGAAGGGGAGGTCGTCGAAGCCGGTCACTGAGACGTCGCCGGGGACCGAGATTCCGGCGTCGCGCAGGGCGGCGCAGGCGCCCAGGGCGAGGCTGTCGTTGGCGGCCACCACCGCGGTCAAATCCGGGTCGCGCGAGAGGAGTTCTTGCATGGCGTGGTAGCCGGAGCCGCGTTCGTAGGAGGCGTGCACGGTGAGCGGGGCGGGGTCGGGGAGCTGGTGCGCGGCCAGCGCCTCGCGGTGGCCCTCGAGACGGTGCCGGGTGGTGGTGCGGTCCTCGGGGCCCGCGATGCAGGCGATGCGGCGGTGGCCGAGGGACAACAGGTGTGCGGTGAGTTCGCGGGCGCCCGCCCGGTTGTCGAACGGGAGCGCGATGGACGGGGTGTCCTTCAGCGGGGGCCTGCCGCACAGCACCACCCGGGTCCCCGACTCCTCGAGGCGCCGTACCTTCGCGGCCAGCGCGCCGGTGTGCTCGCGGTCCTCGGTGCCGCTGCCGGTGAGTACCACCGCGGCGGCGCGCTGGCGCTGGAGCAGGGTGAGGTACGTCAGTTCGCGTTCCGGTGCGCCGCCGGTCGCGCAGACCACCGCGAGCCGTTCCCCGCCGCCCCGGCCTCCGCCGGAACCGATCTGCGACTGCACCGCCGCGGCGATGATCCCGAAGAAGGGGTCGGCGATGTCGGCGACCAGGATGCCGACCAGGTCGGAGGTGGCGGCGGCCAGTGCGCTGGCCGGTCCGTTGACCACGTAGTCGAGGTCGGCCACCGCGCGCAGCACGCGTTCCCTGGTGGGCCCGGCGACCGGATAGTTGCCGTTCAGCACCCGGGAGACGGTGGCGGGGGAGACCTGTGCGCGTGCCGCCACGTCCGCCAGGGTCACAGTCATCCGGTCGTCCTCCGCCCGTCGTTCCTGCCGTTCCACTGTTCCGGCCGCGCCGCCCGGGCCGCCGTACTCGCCGCCCGCGACCTTCGCACCTGCCGGTCGCTCCCCGAAGCCCAGGCTCTCGAAGCCCACAGGCTGCCGAAGCCCAGAGGTCTCGAAGTCCACAGGCTCCTGAAGTCCACAGGCTGCCGAAGCCCACAGGCTAGGGCACGACCGTTCCCGCCGCGCCCCCTCGTCCCAGGCCGACCACCAGGGACGTCTCCGCGGCGACGGGCGCGACAGCGGCCCCGAACCCCGCGCCCGCACACGAACCGTGGCGCTCCGGACATCCCCTCCCTCCCGGACACCCGGCAGCACCGTCCGTCCCGAACCCCGGCAGCACCGTCGATCCCGAACACCCGACCCCGCTGTCGGTGGCGGGCGGTAGCGTCGGGGCATGTCCGGTCTCGCGGTGATCGAGGGTGTCCTTGAGCGGATCACGTATGCCAACGAGGACAACGGCTACACGGTCGCGCGCGTGGACACCGGGCGCGGTGGCGGCGATCTGCTGACGGTCGTCGGCTCGCTGCTCGGTGCCCAGCCCGGTGAGTCGCTGCGGATGGAGGGCCGCTGGGGCTCGCACCCGCAGTACGGCAAGCAGTTCACCGTCGAGAACTACACCACCGTGCTGCCCGCGACCGTCCAGGGCATCAGGCGCTATCTCGGCTCGGGCCTGATCAAGGGCATCGGGCCGCGGATCGCCGACCGGATCGTGGAGCACTTCGGCCTTCGGACCCTGGACATCATCGAGGAGAGCCCGGGGCGGCTGGTCGAGGTGCCGGGGCTCGGGCCCAAGCGCACCAAGCTGATCGGTGCCGCCTGGGAGGAACAGAAGGCCATCAAGGAGGTGATGATCTTTCTTCAGGGTGTCGGCGTCTCCACGTCGATCGCGGTGCGCATCTACAAGAAGTACGGGGACTCCTCCATCGACGTGGTGCGCCACCAGCCCTACCGGCTCGCGGCCGACGTCTGGGGCATCGGCTTCCTGACCGCCGACCGCATCGCCCAGTCCGTGGGCATTCCGCACGACAGCCCGGAGCGGGTGATGGCGGGGCTCCAGTACGCGCTGTCGCAGTCCACCGACCAGGGCCACTGCTTCCTGCCCGAGGAACAGCTCATCGCGGACGCGGTGAAGCTGCTCCAGGTGGACACCGGCCTGGTCATCGACTGTCTGGACCGGCTCGCGGGGCAGGAGGAGGGCGTCGTCCGCGAGAAGGTGCCCGGGCCGGAGACCGGCGAACCGGTCACCGCGGTGTACCTGGTGCCCTTCCACCGTGCCGAACTCTCCCTGTCCGCCCAGGTGTCGAGACTGCTGCGGACCGAGCAGGAGCGGCTGCCCGCCTTCCGGGACGTCGACTGGGACAAGGCGCTCGGCTGGCTCGCCGAGCGGACCGGCACCGAACTCGCCCCGGAGCAGCGGGAGGCGGTCCGGCTCGCGCTCACCCGGCGGGTGGCCGTGCTGACCGGCGGCCCGGGCTGCGGCAAGTCCTTCACGGTGCGCTCGGTGGTGGAGCTCGCCCGCGCCAAGAAGGCCAAGGTGGTCCTCGCCGCACCCACCGGCCGGGCCGCGAAACGGCTGTCGGAGCTGACCGGGGCCGAGGCCTCCACCGTGCACCGGCTGCTCGAACTCAAGCCGGGCGGGGACGCCGCCTACGACAAGGACCGGCCGCTCGACGCCGATCTCGTCGTGGTGGACGAGGCCTCGATGCTGGATCTGCTGCTCGCGAACAAGCTGGTCAAGGCGGTGCCGCCGGGCGCCCATCTGCTGTTCGTCGGCGATGTCGACCAGTTGCCCAGCGTCGGCGCGGGCGAGGTGCTGCGCGATCTCCTGGCGCCCGGCAGCCCGGTGCCCGCGGTGCGGCTCACCCGGATCTTCCGGCAGGCGCAGCAGTCCGGTGTGGTCACCAACGCCCACCGCATCAACTCCGGTACCCCGCCGCTCACTTCCGGCCTGGACGACTTCTTCCTGTTCGTCGAGGAGGACACCGAGGAGGCGGGCAGGCTCACCGTCGACGTCGCGGCCCGCCGGATCCCGGCCCGCTTCGGGCTCGATCCGCGGCGCGACGTCCAGGTGCTTGCGCCCATGCACCGCGGGCCCGCCGGTGCGGGCAACCTCAACGGCCTGCTCCAGCAGGCCATCACGCCCGCCCGGCCGGACCTGCCCGAGAAGCGGTTCGGCGGGCGTGTGTTCCGCGTCGGCGACAAGGTCACCCAGATCCGCAACAACTACGAGAAGGGCGCGAACGGCGTCTTCAACGGCACCGTCGGCGTGGTCACCTCACTGAGCATCGAGGATCAGCGGCTGACCGTACGTACCGACGAGGACGAGGAGGTGCCCTACGACTTCGACGAACTGGACGAGCTGTCGCACGCCTATGCCGTGACCATCCACCGCTCGCAGGGCAGCGAGTACCCGGCGGTCGTCATCCCGGTCA
This is a stretch of genomic DNA from Streptomyces sp. NA04227. It encodes these proteins:
- a CDS encoding ABC transporter ATP-binding protein produces the protein MAREVRHEDRRAAGQGTSSDGTDSDGTGRSDAAQGWARRLFAYAWRHPADVVLSLGASLLGMGVMALVPLITKVIIDDVIGDKSRSMGVWAAVLIAAAVVVYALAYLRRYYGGRLALDVQHELRTEMYDAITRLDGRRQDELSTGQVVGRGTSDLQLIQGLLFMLPMTIGNVLLFLVSLVIMAWLSLPLTLVALAVAPGVWFIAKRSRSKLHPATWYAQAQAAAVAGVVDGAVSGVRVVKGFGQEEQETGKLREVGRKLFAGRLRTVRLNSRYTPALQAVPALGQVAMLALGGWLAVRGQITLGTFVAFSAYLAQLVGPVRMLAVVLTVGQQARAGVERVLELIDTEPSFEDGHKELPADAPAGVEFDDVSFSYHGRDGAESARPVLDGLSFEIRPGETLAVVGASGSGKSTVSLLLPRFYDVTHGAVLIGGHDVRELTLSSLRAAIGLVPEDSFLFSDTVRANITYGFPDATQEQLENAARAAQADRFIADLPQGYDTKVGEHGLTLSGGQRQRVALARAILTDPRLLVLDDATSAVDARVEHEIFEALRSVMAGRTTLLIAHRRSTLNLADRIAVLDGGRLADIGTHDELTARSALYRRLLTDPDELGAASPGHVAAAQGPDPEAEARAVREELDAEFDAERGLTPALWSGDREPRDTAMEGMPSTPELLAEVDRLPPATDTPDVDERRAVTPEDSYGLRRLLRGFGGPLLFALALVAADAGMGLLLPVLIRHGIDEGVNELALGAVWTASLLALLAVGAQWVAQTGETRVTGRTGERVLYALRLKIFAQLQRLGLDYYERELTGRIMTRMTTDVDALSTFLQTGLVTAFVSVVTFFGIMVVLVVIDLQLALVVFLTLPPLIVGTYFFRKKSVQAYELARERVSAVNADLQESVSGLRILQVFGREASGRERFAERSFAYREARVHGQWLISVYFPFVQLLASAAAAAVIVVGAGRIDERSLSTGALVAYLLYIDLFFAPVQQLSQVFDGYQQASVSLGRIQELLREPTSTRTADKPLDVGALRGELAFEDVDFAYGDEEEALTGIRLQIPAGQTVAFVGETGAGKSTLVKLVARFYDPTGGRITVDGMDLRDLDLTGYRHRLGVVPQEAYLFVGTVRDAIAYGRPGASDAEVEAAARAVGAHEMIARLDGGYLHEVAERGRNLSAGQRQLIALARAELVDPDILLLDEATAALDLATEAQVNQATDRLTGKRTTLVVAHRLSTAARADRVVVMDGGRVAEDGTHDQLLAADGRYARLWRTFIGEPAEVRAAG
- a CDS encoding S28 family serine protease gives rise to the protein MRKALRWMLATSLLIGSAGTVSVATAAEPESTDIKDRLLAVKGMSLVEEKPYDGYRYFVLNYTQPVDHRNPSKGTFKQRITVLHKDTDRPNVFFTSGYNVSTNPSRSEPTQIIDGNQVSMEYRFFTPSRPEPADWSKLDIWQAASDQHRIYEALKPIYGKNWLATGGSKGGMTATYYERFYPKDMNGVVAYVAPNDVKNDEDSRYDEFFENVGTKECRDRLNAVQREALVRREPLEKLYADFAEKGNYTFNTVGDLDHAFEGVVLDLVWGFWQYGMEADCDKAPDAKTATDQALFDYINEVGGWSSYSDQDLARYTPYYYQAGTQLGSPDIKLPHLEGLTRYGYQPPRNFVPRDIPMKFDPTAMRKVDSWVRHNAKSMMWVYGENDPWGSERFRIGSGAKDSYIFTAPGANHGAKVAGLVDKDKAKATARIQAWAGVAPASVKADPSKAKPLAPFNAKLDRQDIQRNSLRP
- a CDS encoding glycoside hydrolase family 3 protein — encoded protein: MHDRNSGTTRRALLTATATGAAALAVGGALSPAAAQQPSRYDDAALRRLISRMSLEQKVGQLFVMRVYGHSATAPDQADIDANLKEIGVRTAAELIARYHVGGIIYFTWAHNTREPRQIAALSNGIQKAGLALPNGLPLLISTDQEHGIVCRVGKPATLLPGAMALGAGGSRSRARGAARIAGTELRALGIRQNYAPVADVNVNPANPVIGVRSFGSEPRSVARLVAAQVEGYQGASVAATSKHFPGHGDTETDSHYGFPVIEHSVAEWEQLDAPPFKAAIAAGIDSVMTAHIMVPALDPSGDPATLSRPILTGILREQLGYDGVVVTDSLGMQGVRTKYGDDRVPVLALKAGVDQLLNPPDLKVAWTAVLEAVRGGELTEARLDESILRVLRLKAKLGLLEQPYVDESRVFDVVGTLSHLRAADSIAESTTTLLVNKDRVLPLRRRTHPNVLVMGADPASPSGTTGPPTGVLARELGAFGFRTASVSTGTAPQQADIDRALAAAEGQDAVVVATYNVGAGSGQRALVDALAAKGLPVVVVAVRNPYDVARLPSADAVLAAYSWTDVEVRAAARVIAGAAEPEGRLPVPVQRADDPAQVLYPVGYGLSY